ACAAGggtttattattactattttgcTTAGAACCCAGTAGTTCAACAAGTCAGCAAGGTGTAAATGACTAAATTTAACTTCTGTTACCACAGAATAGACATTGCATTGTTTAAAGACACTTGAAGAAATAATGATCAGAAAATTCTACATTATtacataaaaacaaatattttctattttatggTGTGATATATTTGTCTTGTCCtcagaataaaataataaaagagtACCCTTTTTTTGCAATAAGATTTTAATATAGAGGAAAATACATAAGAGTTTAGTTAGTGGTACCACACCACACTAGTGATATTTTACAGAATGGAGCAAACCTGACTGCAATTACAATTTCCAACATATATCGTAGTAGTTCTACAGCTGGAAAGTTGCTGATGTCTGTGACATTCCACTGTAAATATAGGTGTTATTAAAAATTACAAATTGTCCTGTAATTACTTTGACAACCTCTTGAGCAGCAGCACCTATTaaagtgaaggggaaaaaagaatgaCATTGGCAggtaattatatttaaaaaaaaacaagaacagcATTATCTGGTTCAGATTTCAATATAACGATTAACCTCAGTCTGTCAAGCTGTTTCAacgctttcctgaatcaggacaaaaagtgatttgatattttttttcaattcaatttttaaaaaggcatatgCATATAAgtttatgtaaatattttatcATGTGAACTGGTGAAAGAAAGAAACTGATCTTTCTGAATTAATGCAAGAGAAATGTCTATATCCCCAACCTGATTTTTTTCCTAATCAACCATTTTTCTAAaacacttcctcccctcccattcaAAAATCACCTTTCCTTTCAAAAGAGATTATGCAATCCAGAGTCTCAGTATTGGAAAATTCAGGTGAAAGAAAACTTAGCTAGTAATTAGCTTCTCTACGTTTTATTTCTTTAACTGTTGAACAAgctcttaaattttattttattgctataACCTCTTTTAATACCTCTATAAAAATACTGTGTTCAAGTTTTCTTTGCAATTATAAACTCTTAAGAACCCCGATCTTGTCTTCATACATTTTTCTAAAGTACCACATACACCCATGGCAATATAATTTTctttaacctttaaaaaaaatccaagttgTTTATATAACTAACACttaacacaaaaacaaacagttaAGATTGCATTAATACTTCTATTAtatacatttcaaaatgatttaCATCTTggttataaaatatttattgcaGCCTGAAATAAGGCAATGTTGGTTAGGTACAGATTTACAAAGTTTGCAGAGTTGGCAATGTCTATACTGAAATTAGAACTAAATTAAAATTAGTCATATTGTACTATTGTTCTGTCAATGCTTCAGATTTTTATACTTTCACTAGTCATATATGCACattataaattttattttaaactagagTAATAAAATTACAAGTAGCATAACTGGCCTAATAAGGTCATTAATTttctattatttcttttattcCAGTCTGATCACTTTCTTAGACAACTTTTTCCATATAGCATATGACACACCGACCTTAAAATGTTGCAGTACTAATGCAGTCTTTGTCTGCAGCCCATAGTTATTCCCTTTGCTCCAAATATACTGAAGAGGAAttccattaaaataataaaaattgggCTCAAAAATAGCTCGGTTGACCCTTCTAAATGGACCTGTGAAAATAAAGTGATATTCTTACCTCCCAAGAATGCAGCGATAGTATGTGGCTCTGCAGCTCCATAGCGACAACTAGATAGCAAAAAGTAAAATAATTAGTATTTTAGGGCAGTTTAAATAAACTAATGAAAGTGACATCTTATCATATAATACTTACAATTCATGGACATAATCATCTTTCACTGTTACAGACAGCCCATATTCCTGAAGAAAACCACTGAGGCAAGATTTCAATTTTCCAATATCATCTTCCACTTGGTAGTTATACACACCTAGGACATACATTATGAGCCATTTCTCCTCATTAGACTTTAATATGCCAGAGTTAACACAtccaataatttttaaaattctactaTTATTACCTTGTTTGTTATTGTGGtcattaacatttttattcaAGTAACATACATTCATATTTAATTATAGCTCTAACAATACTGAACAATCAAATACCACTGATGATGATTTAGTATTCTGCTGAATGAACATCATCATGTAATTTAACTATAATTTTTACAAGCAATTAAAACCATCATCAATCTGCATTAATTTGTTAATCTTAAGAATGTGGTCACTTTGTAATATTTGCACAATAAATGTACTCTAGTTCAAATATTTGCTTAATCATTTTTATAGTTTGTATGTACTACTGTATCATAAATTAGATTGTTATATTGCCTAGAGTGACTGATATGTATCAAAAACTACTGTAATAACCTACCTGGGTATCTACCATGCTGTTTATAAAATCTATCCACAGCTCGTAGCATTAAATATAGCACTATCTCACTGTCTGGATTATCCATGCCGGAAActgaaaatgataaaaaaaaacgcacacacacacctcaaaacacatattttaaattggtttaaaaatagaCTTGGAGATAGATGGAATGATAAAAATATTTCATGTTTGCTTGAATGTAAAACACTTAACAGTTTTGCCACCACACGCCCATGGGAGACAACTGAGAGGTCTCCCTTCAAGCTTTAGTGATGCATTGTTTAGATATGTAAGTGACGAAGTATACTAAAAGTTATGTACCCATAGATTTTTATATAATCTCAGTTTGGAGTTGTCCACCTGTTCCTACTTAAACTCCACCAATGCCAACAATTGCTTGGTTGTGATATCTACATCGAGTCACAATTTGAGTTTCATAATTACACTTGGcagaactttatttttttataattgtgATCGATAAAATATTTGTGTTGATTTAAATAcacacagttgcaggaaattatgtgggggaggtcagacaattattttaaTGACAGCAGACATTGAAAGTCAAAAAGTTAaattttataaccattaaaacacaaattgtgaaCATTACATCAAAATACAGAAAGTAAATTCCTTAAGTCAAACTCTTACTTCAAGATTTTTCTTATCtgcttatctgtaaattttgatttttaaaatcaatggaactattttTTTGGTTCATTTTCATTCTTGAAATCAGTGTTTACCAACACAAATCTAATCCTGCCAAGCATATTTATAATGTATATTTACAGAAGAAACACTAAGGGCAATAATTATATAATAAATGGAAGTCTGCTTAAGATAGGCACAAAAAATGATGTATGGACAATGCACATCaaactttttaaatgtaaaattacaCAAGTTCCTGAATTATTGTACCTAACATAATATGAGCCAGTTCAAGGAAACTTTACTTATGTACTTTGTGAATGCGATAAACAAAACAATTCTTTTGGCCAAAACATTATGATAAGACTGAAAAGACACACACTAAACCTGCTGTTTCCCTTTTAGTATTTACCTTGGAATTTGGAGTTATGCATGTTTGAAAAGTCTGCAGCAGTTATGTGCCTAATTTTTATTAAATGATACTTTGCCACAATTTATTCACAAAATACAACAACTGTCAGTagctaaaaaaaaagataaataagtATTTGCTCCTGAGGAAGAACCTTTTAGCTCCTGTTACAAAAAACTTAAGTCAGACAGGAGAGAATATAATTTAAACACTATAACACCTTGATGACGATGACATGGCTGCTGAAGAGAAAATATCTGCCAGGGAAAACTACCACACACTAATTCAGTGGCTCATCTTtgagcttttaaaacaaaattgttaaaaaatatttttaaaattatgcttTGAAATATATACTATATGTATTTTCTGTTTAAGTATGGAGTCATGATAAAAGAAAGAAGTTCAAAGAAAaactacaaataaataaaaataagtccTTACTAATTTCATCCTTGTTAAATGTATTTAAACCATACTCTTCAGACAGGGATCTACATCGCACTACTCGAAGGAACGCTGAGTTGCTGCCTGAACACAGAAAAGAAATATTGGAGCACTGGTTAAAAgggtgcatccgacaaagtgggtattcactcacgaaagctcatgctccaatatgtctgttggtctataaggtgccacaggactctttgctgcttttacagatccagaataacacgGCTAGCCCTCTAATATTTTCTTCAGGCATTTCAGAATTTACTTATTGTTAAACAGTGTACAGTACATCTATCACCAACTgatgttattttagtttttaattgTATTTCTTCAGTGGTGCAATGTAATAAAATCTTTTAGATAAAGAAAAATTACTTATAGGTCCATGAAGGGAAacagttttattaaaatgttctaTATTTGTGTACTTCAAAATTCCAATCATGTTGCCTATTGCACTGTGATAAGGATTGTCACTACATGTGGTACCAGATTCCAGAAAGCATGATGCCTCCTCCTCTTTTATGGTCATCTGTTGGACCACAGGCATCAGTGCCATATTTTCTTGCTCCATCCTCCCAAAAGCTGTTCTCTTTTCTAAGTTGCACTAAATAGTGCTGCTTCCTGCTCTCTCTATGGCTGCCTACTCTTTCTGTGGCAACAGGCAATCTAGagagcaacattttaaaaatctgtggctggggatgggcaAGAGTGAACCTGTGGCAGTGGTAAAATTACAGAAAGGGGAATAAAAAAACTAGACTGACAAATATGGATGAACAtagggaaggaggggaaaaagcCCACCTCAAACAAACCGAACACTCTAAATACATGCCACAACTACAGCACTTCAAAAAACAACAAATACTTATAGTTTCAGATAGCTGCTGTTTTCCTTGTCATATGCCCTAGTATTTATTAATatacaagggtaaaacaaacttTGCCCAAATAAACAGTAGTTCCATCCAGAATCAtcagtaatttattttattttattttatttttgtggccATATAACATTCAGGCATCTGCCCATAGCTTTCCATGCACCTTACTCTGACAGGCACTAAGCACTTGCAacttctattgaaatcagtgggagattTGTGTCCATTACTTCTCAGGAAGAGGCACAACATTTGTAATACAAAAGAAATTCAAATACGGAGCTAGAGATTAATATAGCTACATTGTGAATAATTTTAAGACTTCCTGAAATTTTCTATGTGCATAAAACAAGAAGGATGTAATGCAAATCCAAAGATACTTACAAAGCAATTTTAACTCTTTCTGTGAAATTGACTCTGGTGCCTGCAAAGGAATAAGAACATGTTTGTTCCTGCACAAGACAATGGTTAGAagatttaaattttcaaaattataCTGAAATGGATGTTAGATCAAATGTTAGTCAAGGAAGACTTATGTGTTCATATGTCCCTTTCACTTAACATTCTAAATAGTCACAGGAAAGTACAAACAATGCAGAAATACACACACTGTACGTATAGTGAAATCATATTAGAACTTTATTTAGTAAGACTCTTCATGTGGTAGTTAAGTCAGCTCTTTACTGTCTCTATTTTACTCCTTTCCCCATTCTTTACTGACTACATAAAAAATCATTGTCTTTTGAGAGAAATGAAATGAGGTTATAACATAACTACCTTGCCTATTGACTCTAACAATTTAGCAGCATGGTTACCCACAGCAGCAGCatctttctttgctttttcacggtATCTGTAAAGGATGAGAAATAGTTTTAATAGTTTAAACCATAGTTTAAAGCTACAGTTTTATTTTAAGAGCCTAAAATTGAACAACACTTTTATCAATACCCTCCATTACTATAATGCTGATTGTCTTTGAAGAAGAAACTCAAATACTTACACATTTTGCAATTTGATAAATTTACCCGAATCTGCTATCATATCAGGAATAGTGCCCCGAACAGGTAAATTTCCTTGCCCCTCTTTTGCTACAAATTCTTTTACAGCTCGAGCTAAAATCCAAAAGGACGGCGTCTGCAAGAGTACAAATAGCAGTAATTTATTTTCCTTGTACACAGAAATATTATCTGTAATAATATTCCTACACAAACATCTTATCCTTAGTTACTCTTGTTACCTGCTGTGTGAGATTGATGCAACGATCATCATTAAAAATGTCTTCAATACAGCTTGGaatctgtaagaaaaaaaaaaaatacacacatgtATTTACCTAAGTTTCTTATTCAAGAATTGTCCCAAAAGTAATTATGTGGGCAATTCAATACCTAAATGACATTAGACTTTCTAGGCAAAAGTCATTGTTAATGAACCTCCATGAAAGAATCTGCCCCACTGGCTACAAATACTTTAGGATAAATTACCTCTTTACCATCATATTTAGGAAAGTGTCAATTGCTAAAAGTGTAGGCTTCTAATTAACCCAAACTTTACACACCAAATCTGGCCTTAGCAACACCCTTGGAATTTCAGTGAGAACTAGAGAGGATTTAAGAAATGGAAACATTTGCCCCTGATGTTAGGAATTCCATACATTTAACAAgggcatcatttcagaaaaattctgggggcaggaggagggggaaaaatgtgTCAGCATACAGACTATTTAGCAACACAGACCAAATAGcaacacaaataaaaaaaattgggcaATTATTGCTTACCTAATGACTGCATCCAAAAGTCGGGGGAAAGGGAGAAATACGATTGTCCCCAACCCCATAGCAAATGACGCTCCTGGCATTTAGTTTTGGTAATGTTAATAGATTCTGGTTATGTCCACACTAATATTATTGGTCAAATAGGAGTTTTGTTCCAGCAAACATTCCTTTAGCCCTTCACAAATCAATACAGTATGTTAACTGGGGAGAAGACCAGTTCTGCAGTAACCTGAGGCTTGCTAATACATGTGAGTTGGATGTGTCTTTAAGAAAAGCTTAACACCTCAAGTACACAAGACCATGCAACTGTGTTTTCCAAAACATACATAGTTTGTTATATGAAATCCATAACCCTCTAAAAACTTTCTGTAGATCTGTTGATTTAGGTTAAGAAAGAACTGGTAAGTTCTATGCAAATGAATACTTTAAATTTAATAAGCTGTAAAATTTATTTCACTCAATTCTTTTAAACACTCATGAAAGTACTGCATGTTCACCTTAAGTGATACTGTGGAAATGCTTTTGACACTGATTTGGAAGACTGTTCTACTATCTGACTTCACTAAGTATTTTTAATGAATTAACTCCTCAGCAAGGAGCACAAGGCCTTTAACATTAGTTAAGCAGCAGAGCTTAGAAGAAGGAACAATTCTCTGATATGAACACCCAATTTTCATAAAAAATAGTCATGTGATGATATCCAAAAGTAAGCCTTACTCTTCTTAATACATccagaccatttaaaaaaaattagtgaaGAAAGAATAGTTTAGCAAGTGGCTCCAATCAGGCAGCATGTGGACAAGTGCTTTGTACGTTTCCCAGTACAACTGTGCCATTTTATTATAGCCCAACTGGAACTACTCTCTTGTGCACATACTACTGGTCCTGCCAAGTTGTTCCAAAATGTTTGTTTGGTTTATAAAGAGAATAAGAGGAGGTCATCAAAATAACTTTGACTGTAGATCTGCTGTGGAATTTTTGTTCTGAAAAAACAAACGATGATACTATCAAAAGATACATGGTCCCCTTAGCTCTTCAAAAGCATTATGTTCAATCATTTAAAACTTAATAAACTACTATTACCTTTGTAACATTTAGTGCTGTGTTTACATTTTTTATAGCTTCTTCAAAGTTCTCTTCATCTTCTGGGATCCCACTTTCATTCCTTAAGATTCCTGTTTGAAAAGAAGCAGAAAACACAAGCAATAGTACAAACTCTGCCTCCCACATTACATTTATGTCCTGGCAACACATCAGATTTTCTCTTGGAGAATCTGTGACATATCACTGTTCTAGTTCTGTCATCACAAAACATATATACATCACCACATTAAGAGACAAAAACAGCTACCTTCTCCTTCAGCCATGTATACAAATATTTTGATACGGTATTAAAAATACTTTGTGCTCATGTCATCTTCCATGGTAAGATCTCACAAGTTCATGTTatgaacattaatgaattaaatgTCACAATGTATAGGATATAGGGAAAATGCTATCACcagttttacagatagagaaactaaggcacagacgGAGCATGTGATTTGCTCATGGTTGTATAGAAGTTCAAATCAAAGTCTGTAACAGAATCCAGAGGTCCTGAATTTCTGTCCAGTGCTTTAATCACTATACAGATATAGACATATGAGACCATCATTTCTCTCAAGTACAACTGTTTCTTTATCTTATACTTATCAAAATACTTCTGGTGTCTAAAGTGACATGCAGGTTACGAAACACTGAAGCTCTCCCGTTACTtgacacaaaacaaaaatatagcTGAACATAACAGGAGATAAGAAAATGTTACTGACTGTAAATATCATTGTTAATATTACTACTGTTTCACTGTAATACAAATGTTGAATAGAGTACTTACTCTAGGCTGCAGCAAAATCCAATTAGCATAAAACTCTGCACTTCAGTTCTATTAGGGAACCAATCTTtattgtaatgcaaataaataatttttttaataacttaCAGTGATGTAAATGGGATTTAGATATCAAGAGAAAAACAAATCCGTTTGTTTATACCAGAAACTAAGTCTGTTCATAACTGGAAATAACATGATCTTGTTTCGAGAGCaacttaaaatgttttatttacatttcttttaaaaatactctGTACATTTTCATGCTTGTGAAGGGTGCTAGATTGACAGCCCTTAACAGCGAAGTCCTCCATCCAAAGACTAGATATGTACATTTCCTCAGGCTATCCACTAATGGGTCTCTCCATAGAATCACCACCTCTAGAGCTGAGAAAGTAATTCAACCTCCAAGCTCATCTTAATCCTTGACCTTTCTGATGATGCTGTTAAGAAAAGAATAACTTTGGAACTGATCTGTATGTGTGCATTAGCACTCTCATGCATGTGCACGCATGAGAGATGTGGACACAACCATTTGAAAATGCAATGGGTACAAACTTATTTCACATTGGCCCATGAGCCAACAGATATTTTTCAGGCTGGTTTTATACCAGTGACATAGCCTCTTAATTCCACTAATAAGGAAAACCCAGAGCCCTACTTTAGCAAAATTTTAATGTTAGGCAAAGGTAGATATGTTTTCCAAAAAGTTAGCATTTGTCTTTTCTTTAAAGAACTGCAATAGAATGAAGGTGCTTGCCTTTGCTTAGAAAAAGAAACAAGTATTACCAGATGGCTTCATAAGCTGACTCAGGATCCTAAGACACACCTATTCAAGAAATCATGAATCTGCTCTGATGTAAGTTCAATTTCAAGCCACAGTGACAAGTTGTGTCTTGTATGTCTTTTCATAGTAGCCGAAATGCCCATAACATATATTACCTTGTCTAATCAGCTCTCTGAAGGCTTCCTTTTCTCTGTAATTCCTAGGTATCTGCTCACTTTTCTAAATTTAAAGTATAAATAAAAGATAGATTAATCTAACAATTATCCTGTCACACGACTACCTTCTAGATAGTTTGTGTCAAAATTAATATACTTATATTTGTGTTTCAGTAAGTGGTAAAGGAAACATAgggtaaaaaacaaaaccagacacTTTTCAGTAGTTACAGGCTCCATTCGGTGCCCCCAAAATAAATCTTTGGACATTGTTCAGTGTGGTACTTTTTATCACCTGTCCAATTCTTTTTTACTCCCAAATGATCTAGTTTGGAGTCAGATATACTTTCATTAAAAGCCTACATTAGAAAGACTGGATGCTATATATTTGATTCATGATAAGGCATTATCAACATACCTCACTGTACCATTTTGCTAAATACTTTGCTACAATCACAATCCACGGAGTGTGACTATGGTCCTGCAatcaacaaacagaaaaaaaatctgtaatggACATAATTCTGAAAGTAGTTAGAAATAAGTTATTTCTTTAAAGATGACAGCTCTGTATGTTAAATTACCACAGTTTTAAAATCCTATATTATTGAGCACCATAGGAGAGTTAAGAACAACATTTCTGATTCAATAAAGTTGCCTAGTTTTGGACAGCAATGCCTGTAACATTATGTAAACAGATTCTGCaattaaatgaaatttcaaaTAAGTTTGTCAGGgatgggatggtgtccctagcctctttgccagaagctgggaatgggcgacaggggatggatcacttaatgattacctgttctgtttattccctctgaagcacgtggcattggccactgtcagaagacaggatactgggctagatggaccattggtctgaccaactatggccgttcttatgttgtcATATATCAAATAAATCTTAAGAAGGGGGAGCAAATAAATACTAATTGTCTATAAAAGTTATGATGTGCTCAGTTTTGAACTTTTACAAATAACCCAGGAAGTAATTTGATGGTAAAAAATGCATTATATAGTTTGAAATCTAAATCTGAGAACTGCAAATTGCACAATTATTTAGAACAGTCCTGCATGTGGatttaatcattttaattaaGTTTAAGCCCTCTTAGATGCAAAGGTCTAGTATTATCATCAGGGTAGTGACCAGATGTTATACTTTTGATAGGTTAGGGCAGGAAAAAGGAGATTAGACATATAGACCAGCCCTCCTACAGGAAAGCTAAAGGTCTTTCTTTTTCACATTGCAACTCCCTCTGTACTCTCTTTGGAAAGTAAGACCTGCTGCTAAAACTGCGACAAGAGCATGAAACTTACATTTCCACAAGTGAAAGATTTAGGCCACAAATCACTGTTTATAGTCTCCCTCCCCAATTTACATCTTAAAATGCAGACCAATTCATACCCCTAGGTTCTGTCAGTACTCACATATACTATAAATATCGTACAGTAATCTGATCCaaagtttatattttttaatttgtagCTTTGGGATTTACTGTTTGAACTGAGAGTTCCAgacaatcagggctggctctactgttttcgacgccccaagcagcgcgccgaattgccatgAACGGCAGGGGCAGTCTGTGCGCCGTTCGAGTGGCACACGCATTTccgcggcggcggcaattcggcggagacagaagctgcaccgccatggacagctgaacatagaaactgctgccgaattgccgccgccatGGAAACGCGCGTGCCGCCCTAACAGCACACGAACTATCCCCACCGTccgtggtggcaattctgcgcgctgcttgggggcaaaaacacatggactgccgccccttgcagacgtccgccccaagcacctgcttggaaggctggtgcctggagccggccctgcagacaATCATTGTCAAAAACCCTTTTTGCTTTCCTTCTTAACTGGGGATGGTCACACTGCACAAAGATAAAATAGAGGGTTTGATAAAATAGAGCAAAATAGTGGTGAATTTTACTTCTGCACTCTCCTAATCTTGGTGCTGCTCTGTGAAAGTCATTCTATCTGCCCTCAGGATGCTCTAATTCATACTGGGTTGCAAAGAGTACAGGGGTCAAAAACACAGTCCAAAATTGGCATAGCACAGGACATACCAGCTACACTCTCTTTCCTCCTCTAGCCATAAAGGGGACAAATAATGCAAAAGACTTCACATTGGCTCTGTGCCACCAGTTACCATACTTTTATGACCAGATTACACTAATCCCACCTAAAATAAGGAAAGATGTTTCCCAAAAATATGGCTTCAGAATGCTTATTATGTGAAGTGACATTTAGAGCAGCACAGACAAAGTTTGGTATTTTAACTCACAATTAGCTTTTGCGATAGCCAAATTCACTGAAggcatcagttaaaaaaaaaaacgtttAAAAAAGGACCCTTTGGCTCTAATCCTGCAACCATCTCTGCGCAGCAGGAGAGACCGATCTGCATGAAATTACTTGCGAGAATAGGGCCTATTTTGAAAGTGTTTTAGAATGCAAGTCTCATGCCAACCTTTTTTTCCATATGATCCAAGTCATAAGACTGCATATGCTCCCTCAGCTCTGGAAATGGGTTGTCCAGTCTCAGATCTTCTAATGCATTGTCTGGATGAGATTCCACTACTGCCAAAGAGTTACACAAGATAATTTAATTTGAAAGATAAACAAGACAGACTGTAAACTACAAAACATAGCAGCAGTAAATATTCAGTGCTTGAGTAGTTATGTGAGTCCCACTAGCATAATTACACATTAATGGAAGTAGTGCCTCATTGTAAATGTATTCTATAATATAACGCAGTATAGTATTGGACAAAAGTCTCCCTTCTGCTGCATCATCGGGTTAATTACTTGTTGCATTCAATTTTCAGTAAGTCATTTCCATGGCTAGAATGATT
Above is a genomic segment from Gopherus flavomarginatus isolate rGopFla2 chromosome 14, rGopFla2.mat.asm, whole genome shotgun sequence containing:
- the NAE1 gene encoding NEDD8-activating enzyme E1 regulatory subunit isoform X1, with the protein product MAQQSGLSMKEQRYDRQLRLWGDHGQEALEAAHVCVINATATGTEILKNLVLPGIGSFTIVDGNQVTGEDVGNNFFLQRSNIGQNRAQSATELLQELNNDVSGNFVEESPDKLLDNDPSFFCRFNLVVATQLPESILMRLAEILWNANIPLLVCRTYGLVGYMRIIIKEHPVVESHPDNALEDLRLDNPFPELREHMQSYDLDHMEKKDHSHTPWIVIVAKYLAKWYSEKSEQIPRNYREKEAFRELIRQGILRNESGIPEDEENFEEAIKNVNTALNVTKIPSCIEDIFNDDRCINLTQQTPSFWILARAVKEFVAKEGQGNLPVRGTIPDMIADSGKFIKLQNVYREKAKKDAAAVGNHAAKLLESIGKAPESISQKELKLLCSNSAFLRVVRCRSLSEEYGLNTFNKDEIISGMDNPDSEIVLYLMLRAVDRFYKQHGRYPGVYNYQVEDDIGKLKSCLSGFLQEYGLSVTVKDDYVHEFCRYGAAEPHTIAAFLGGAAAQEVVKVITGQFVIFNNTYIYSGMSQTSATFQL
- the NAE1 gene encoding NEDD8-activating enzyme E1 regulatory subunit isoform X3 translates to MAQQSGLSMKEQRYDRQLRLWGDHGQEALEAAHVCVINATATGTEILKNLVLPGIGSFTIVDGNQVTGEDVGNNFFLQRSNIGQNRAQSATELLQELNNDVSGNFVEESPDKLLDNDPSFFCRFNLVVATQLPESILMRLAEILWNANIPLLVCRTYGLVGYMRIIIKEHPVVESHPDNALEDLRLDNPFPELREHMQSYDLDHMEKKDHSHTPWIVIVAKYLAKWYSEKSEQIPRNYREKEAFRELIRQGILRNESGIPEDEENFEEAIKNVNTALNVTKIPSCIEDIFNDDRCINLTQQTPSFWILARAVKEFVAKEGQGNLPVRGTIPDMIADSGKFIKLQNVYREKAKKDAAAVGNHAAKLLESIGKAPESISQKELKLLCSNSAFLRVVRCRSLSEEYGLNTFNKDEIISGMDNPDSEIVLYLMLRAVDRFYKQHGRYPGVYNYQVEDDIGKLKSCLSGFLQEYGLSVTVKDDYVHEFCRYGAAEPHTIAAFLGG
- the NAE1 gene encoding NEDD8-activating enzyme E1 regulatory subunit isoform X2 — its product is MAQQSGLSMKEQRYDRQLRLWGDHGQEALEAAHVCVINATATGTEILKNLVLPGIGSFTIVDGNQVTGEDVGNNFFLQRSNIGQNRAQSATELLQELNNDVSGNFVEESPDKLLDNDPSFFCRFNLVVATQLPESILMRLAEILWNANIPLLVCRTYGLVGYMRIIIKEHPVVESHPDNALEDLRLDNPFPELREHMQSYDLDHMEKKDHSHTPWIVIVAKYLAKWYSEKSEQIPRNYREKEAFRELIRQGILRNESGIPEDEENFEEAIKNVNTALNVTKIPSCIEDIFNDDRCINLTQQTPSFWILARAVKEFVAKEGQGNLPVRGTIPDMIADSGKFIKLQNVYREKAKKDAAAVGNHAAKLLESIGKAPESISQKELKLLCSNSAFLRVVRCRSLSEEYGLNTFNKDEISVYNYQVEDDIGKLKSCLSGFLQEYGLSVTVKDDYVHEFCRYGAAEPHTIAAFLGGAAAQEVVKVITGQFVIFNNTYIYSGMSQTSATFQL